The following coding sequences lie in one Plasmodium sp. gorilla clade G2 genome assembly, chromosome: 11 genomic window:
- a CDS encoding haloacid dehalogenase-like hydrolase, putative: protein MKDEQMQCYYITEKGKNKCFKNIKLITFDLDHTIWNIDALLNYADNECYKYMKENYERLYDYLLKEYELSMTNLVKKLLEQNIDMNKDGVQILTRIRTDALKYLAKQTNYDEIKFSSEIQKLWKEKKKDVHLFISPGTLEYLRELKTRGYILGAITNGDSDVNEIKFLNEIFSFVVRSMDYNFAKPNVEIFNVAENLLKQKNINFHVDEWLHVGDDVYTDIMGAKNKNINCAWITMFREGREISHKEWYSYLKLKYEQNDNKQTLSQFDPYADGLFAKFRKKDVVLPFDYIDIEIRHCRDLDSILSQQINN from the coding sequence atgaaagatGAACAAATGCAGTGCTATTATATTACTgagaaaggaaaaaataaatgctttaagaatataaaacTGATAACATTCGACCTTGATCACACGATATGGAATATCGATGCATTATTGAATTACGCAGATAATGagtgttataaatatatgaaagaaaattatgaaagattatatgattatttattaaaagaatatgagCTTTCAATGACAAATTtagtaaaaaaattattagaacaaaatatagatatGAATAAAGATGGAGTACAGATATTAACACGTATAAGAACAGAtgcattaaaatatttagctaaacaaacaaattatgatgaaataaaatttagTTCAGAAATTCAAAAATTAtggaaagagaaaaaaaaagatgtacatttatttataagtcCAGGAACATTAGAATATTTAAGAGAATTAAAAACAAGAGGTTATATTTTAGGTGCTATTACAAATGGTGATTCTGAtgtaaatgaaataaaatttctaaatgaaattttttcatttgttgTTAGATCTATGGATTATAATTTTGCAAAGCCAAATGTTGAAATATTTAATGTTGctgaaaatttattaaaacaaaaaaatattaattttcatGTAGATGAATGGTTACATGTTGGAGATGATGTATATACAGATATTATGGGagctaaaaataaaaatattaattgtgCTTGGATTACAATGTTTAGAGAAGGAAGAGAAATATCACATAAAGAATGGTATTCATATCTAAAATTAAAGTATgaacaaaatgataataaacaaaCATTATCTCAATTTGATCCATATGCAGATGGTTTATTTGCTAAATTCAGAAAAAAAGACGTTGTTCTACCTTTTGATTATATTGATATAGAAATAAGACACTGTAGAGATTTAGATAGTATCCTTTcacaacaaataaataattaa
- a CDS encoding box C/D snoRNP rRNA 2'-O-methylation factor, putative, whose amino-acid sequence MKKLYILFECSAGYFLLKIEEWEQIGSSEELEKKILKSDIFHQMVEFCAFIPFETAERALDNLLNINEGKATPFLLSFLEQNLPNNKNKYELGVADINLGKNLSNVGFNIIHNNNVLELFRACRQYYLKKISTYVNNIDIDIKHFNIGLGHSYSRSKLKLDPRKQDKSIINSIGTIESLDKNINLFSMRVIEWYSWHFPELKKIVTDVCMYCKLVNLIQIKEKFDFDEYENKINDITQNEDLTKNICKVANLSIGQELTEEDLTNILNFSNEVINLSNTRNILWNYLDNKLNIVSPNLKELLGNTLSARLISHAGSLVNLAKCPSSSIQIFGSEKALFNSLKGNKKTPKYGILYNSSYISKTPLPLKGRMSRYLSCKSAMAARIDSFSDYPTNSYGLIFKKQLEHKIQHMVKGVKLSKNIDYINEAEKIYRNELSSFHKDGKLDKELKKEDKKKKKKKKKNKRKHDEDQPSGHSQQDEQGEKDEGEKKKKRKKDKKKKKKDKKRENNEAQNEDDTNANSQMDEDLNGDVNEDLNDDVDGMTEHIEVQDEDEHERDVDQEQEEEQEEEQEEEQEEDQEEEEQEEEQEKEKEHDSDENEEDSDHEEDSDEDEEDD is encoded by the coding sequence atgaagaagctttatattttattcgaATGTTCAGCTggatattttcttttaaagaTTGAAGAATGGGAGCAAATAGGAAGCAGTGAAGAActtgaaaagaaaatattgaagAGTGATATTTTTCATCAAATGGTAGAATTCTGTGCATTTATTCCTTTTGAAACTGCTGAGAGAGCTTtagataatttattaaatataaatgaagggAAGGCAACACCTTTTCTGTTATCTTTTTTAGAACAGAATTTGccaaataataagaataaatatgaattagGTGTTGCAGATATAAATTTAGGAAAGAATTTATCTAATGTTggttttaatataattcataataataatgttttgGAATTATTTCGTGCATGCAgacaatattatttaaagaaaatatcaacatatgtaaataatattgatatagatattaaacattttaatatagGTTTAGGTCATAGTTATTCAAGATCTAAATTAAAATTAGATCCAAGAAAACAAGATAAGTCAATTATTAATAGTATAGGAACTATTGAATCattagataaaaatattaatttatttagtATGAGAGTTATAGAATGGTATAGTTGGCATTTTccagaattaaaaaaaattgtaacagatgtatgtatgtattgtAAATTAGTTAAtttaattcaaataaaagaaaaatttgattttgatgaatatgaaaataaaataaatgatataactCAAAATGAAGATTTGACAAAAAATATCTGTAAAGTAGCTAATCTTTCTATAGGACAAGAATTAACTGAAGAAGATTTAACTAATATTCTTAACTTTTCAAATGAAGTTATTAATTTATCTAATACCAGAAATATTTTATGGAATTATCTAGATAATAAACTTAATATTGTATCACCAAATCTTAAAGAATTATTAGGAAATACATTAAGTGCTCGTTTAATTAGTCATGCTGGTTCTTTAGTAAATCTAGCTAAATGTCCATCTAGTAGTATACAAATATTTGGATCAGAAAAAgcattatttaattctttaaaaggaaataaaaaaacaccAAAATATGGAATCTTATATAACTCATCATATATCTCTAAAACACCACTGCCACTTAAAGGACGAATGTCAAGATATTTATCTTGTAAAAGTGCTATGGCAGCAAGAATCGATTCATTTTCTGATTATCCTACTAACTCATATGgacttatttttaaaaaacaatTAGAACATAAAATTCAACACATGGTCAAGGGTGTTAAACTCTCGAAAAATATCGATTACATCAATGAGGCAGAGAAAATATATCGAAATGAATTGTCCTCCTTTCATAAAGACGGAAAATTAGACAAGGAGTTAAAAAAGgaagacaaaaaaaagaaaaagaaaaaaaaaaaaaataaacgaAAACATGATGAAGACCAGCCCAGTGGACACAGTCAACAAGATGAACAAGGTGAAAAGGATGagggggaaaaaaaaaagaaaagaaaaaaggacaaaaaaaagaaaaaaaaagataaaaaaagggaaaataATGAAGCACAAAATGAAGATGATACAAATGCTAACAGTCAAATGGATGAAGATTTAAACGGGGATGTTAATGAAGATTTAAATGATGATGTAGATGGAATGACAGAGCATATAGAAGTGCAAGACGAGGATGAACATGAAAGGGATGTAGATCAAGAACAAGAAGAAGAACAAGAAGAAGAACAAGAAGAAGAACAAGAAGAAGAtcaagaagaagaagaacaaGAAGAAGAACAAGAGAAAGAGAAAGAACACGACTCGGATGAAAATGAGGAGGACTCAGATCATGAAGAAGATTCGGATGAAGATGAAGAGGATGATTAa
- a CDS encoding histone acetyltransferase produces the protein MGLGGKNENKVNVIKGAGSIGKYIKGNGSKIKQEGECNKSSENENSDNNNNNIKNDNNNIKNDDNNKSDNNIKNDENNKSNNNIKNDEINKSDNNIKNDDISNIPSTNTSTVSNKIQGKGSVSYKSKEKTGTHSSHNKNTKGNNNKVRTSGKIINSLSKYSDSYALIFPNALPVKQVLWGLDPLNKVWRYCSIVYARPKNKVLNDTNFMFPLNMNKNEIINKMNNELNNNNNVCMSESDYDYYVHWEKFDRRLDCWLAYENLRLLDKEPDDGLPLIKDNDNVSDHEHAGIDKEYLREHEENTKLKTINQIRFGKYLIDTWYFSPYPKEYQNIDILYICEFCLSFFKEYSELKRHTERCEIRHPPGNEIYREEKISIFEIDGSYFRIYCENLCFLSKLFLDHKTLKHRVNLFLFYVITEYDEYGYHITGYFSKEKYSKNNVSCILTLPQHQKKGYGKFLINFSYFLSQTEKRTGTPERPLSDLGVASYMAYWYETILKVLINYEQLSIQELSEITSIETNDIISCLEQKDIFKNSINGLDSFYYINQKQLEFILNKLKQTNNTPLSKNKLHWVSYDYYLALYE, from the coding sequence atggGTCTGGGAGGAAAGAATGAAAACAAAGTGAACGTGATTAAAGGGGCTGGAAGTATAGGCAAGTATATTAAAGGAAATGGtagtaaaataaaacaagAGGGGGAATGTAATAAAAGTagtgaaaatgaaaatagtgataataataataataatataaaaaatgataataataatatcaaaaatgatgataataataagagtgataataatataaaaaatgatgaaaataataagagtaataataatatcaaaaatgatgaaataaataagagtgataataatataaaaaatgatgatattagCAATATTCCAAGCACGAATACAAGCACGGTGAGTAACAAAATACAAGGGAAAGGATCTGTGAGTTATAAGAGCAAAGAAAAAACAGGTACTCATTCTAGTCATAATAAGAATACAaaaggtaataataataaagtaaGAACATCAGGTAAGATTATAAATTCATTATCAAAATATAGTGATTCATATGCTTTAATCTTTCCAAATGCTTTACCTGTTAAACAGGTATTATGGGGTTTAGATCCTTTAAATAAAGTTTGGAGATATTGTTCAATTGTATATGCTAGACCAAAGAATAAGGTGTTAAATGATACAAATTTTATGTTTCcattaaatatgaataaaaatgaaataattaataaaatgaataatgaattgaataataataacaatgttTGTATGAGTGAAAGtgattatgattattatgttCATTGGGAGAAGTTCGATAGAAGATTAGATTGTTGGTTAGCATATGAAAATTTAAGATTATTAGATAAAGAACCAGATGATGGTTTACCTCTTATTaaagataatgataatgtatCAGATCATGAACATGCAGGTATTgataaagaatatttaagagaacatgaagaaaatacaaaattaaaaacaattAATCAAATAAGATTtggaaaatatttaatagatACATGGTATTTTTCACCATATCCTAAAGAATAtcaaaatatagatatattatatatatgtgaattctgtttatcattttttaaagaatatagTGAATTAAAAAGACATACAGAAAGATGTGAAATTAGACATCCACCCggaaatgaaatatatagagaagaaaaaatatctaTTTTTGAAATTGATGGAAGTTATTTTAGAATATATTGTGAAAATTTATGTTTcttatcaaaattatttttagatcataaaacattaaaacatagagtaaatttatttttattttatgttattacggaatatgatgaatatgGTTATCATATAACTGGATATTTTTCAAAAGAGAAATATTCCAAAAATAATGTATCATGTATTCTAACACTACCACAACAtcaaaaaaaaggatatggTAAATTTCTTATTAATTTTAGTTATTTCTTATCACAAACTGAAAAAAGAACAGGAACTCCTGAAAGACCTTTATCAGATCTAGGTGTAGCATCTTATATGGCTTACTGGTATGAAACCATTTTAAAAGTTCTTATAAATTATGAACAATTATCTATACAAGAATTATCAGAAATTACAAGTATAGAAACTAATGATATTATCTCTTGTTTAGAAcaaaaagatatttttaaaaattcgaTAAATGGATTagattcattttattatataaaccaAAAACAATTGGAATTTATACTTAACAAATTGAAGCAAACAAATAATACACCGTTgtctaaaaataaattacattGGGTTTCTTATGATTATTACTTGGCtctatatgaataa